ACCGCGATCGTATGACCTACCATTTGGGGCAAAACGGTTGAAGCTCGTGACCAGGTTTTAATAACCTGTTTTTCTCCCCTAGAATTCAGAACTTCAATCTTTCGGAGAAGACTATCAGCGACAAAAGGACCTTTTTTTAAAGAACGACCCATAATTCAATGTTGAAGGTTGAAAGGTTAAAGATTGAAAGGCTAAAGATTGAAGGTTAAAAGTTGAAGGTTGAAAGATTTAATTTGTAATCGCGTTACTAGCTTCCCCCGCACGCTTCTAACCTCCAAATGCCTAAGACTGACGACCGCCACGTCCTCGCTTCGAG
Above is a window of Microcoleus sp. AS-A8 DNA encoding:
- the rpsS gene encoding 30S ribosomal protein S19; protein product: MGRSLKKGPFVADSLLRKIEVLNSRGEKQVIKTWSRASTVLPQMVGHTIAVHNGRTHVPIFINEQMVGHKLGEFAPTRTFRGHSKSDRKAGR